A stretch of Prunus dulcis chromosome 6, ALMONDv2, whole genome shotgun sequence DNA encodes these proteins:
- the LOC117632636 gene encoding uncharacterized protein LOC117632636: MSGSGRSSSSVNQSSDCFNGVLRRLLCSGSVPTHPTDQIAEPYTTQLTLLPEKPNPDLKIQSSASSVKPGIVARLMGLDSLPETNWVTKGRPDLVSRSRSVSFADYLMDFDLADQDRQHHHRRVRTSVSFREVPAALNHQKSPDFLLVYLDNVDKSMYLDNVDKSKDIGSKVKKFEMGFGELKQGKKEQRSRNKENSKRESDEIMKQKKKKEKMVAVKQNKKISKLKDEPRRECGAQSSKSKGLGYSVSPNKKTSYKNGGAANFKESSDRHQLKKTTQKKKAVEEPRIKKTNHQLAFAKEKEAAGFHGLENTSPVSVLYIDDMLIQHEAWLSGYSMPMDLNSNMKSSPKAPYIADPEVRTARRKDFEPTKDEDTRDYAELLASKIQRWTEEDLKESNWVAKNVSGFEAYEEICVEFEGLILDMLLRQAIDEFVQISHENLWPCSA; encoded by the exons ATGAGTGGTAGTGGGAGAAGTTCAAGTTCAGTGAACCAGAGCTCTGACTGCTTCAATGGCGTCTTGCGCAGGCTTCTGTGCTCTGGAAGCGTCCCTACTCACCCAACAGATCAAATTGCGGAACCTTATACAACCCAACTCACTCTGCTCCCAGAAAAACCGAACCCTGATCTCAAAATCCAATCTTCAGCTTCTTCTGTCAAGCCTGGCATAGTGGCAAGGCTGATGGGTTTAGACTCTTTGCCAGAAACAAATTGGGTTACGAAAGGAAGACCAGATTTGGTTAGCCGAAGTAGGTCAGTGAGTTTTGCTGATTACTTGATGGATTTTGATTTGGCTGATCAAGATCGTCAGCATCATCATCGCCGGGTTCGAACCTCAGTCTCTTTCCGGGAAGTCCCGGCGGCTCTGAATCATCAGAAAAGTCctgattttcttcttgtgtACTTGGACAATGTGGATAAATCAATGTACTTGGACAATGTGGATAAATCAAAGGACATTGGGTCGAAGGTGAAGAAATTTGAGATGGGTTTTGGAGAGCTGAAGCAGGGGAAGAAGGAACAGAGAAGTAGGAACAAGGAGAACAGCAAAAGAGAGAGTGATGAGATTatgaagcagaagaagaagaaggagaaaatgGTAGCcgtaaaacaaaacaagaagattTCTAAGTTGAAGGATGAGCCTAGAAGAGAATGTGGCGCACAATCTTCAAAATCGAAGGGTTTGGGGTACTCTGTTTCTCCCAATAAGAAGACCAGTTACAAGAATGGTGGTGCTGCGAATTTTAAGGAAAGTAGCGATCGTCATCAGCTGAAGAAGACAACCCAGAAGAAGAAAGCCGTGGAGGAACCAAGAATCAAGAAGACAAACCATCAACTTGCATTTGCCAAGGAAAAAGAGGCTGCTGGTTTTCATGGCTTAGAGAACACAAGCCCTGTTTCTGTTCTCTACATTGATGACATGTTGATCCAACATGAAGCTTGGTTATCAg GATATTCAATGCCTATGGATTTGAACTCCAACATGAAATCTTCGCCAAAAGCTCCTTACATTGCCGACCCTGAAGTCAGAACAGCCAGGAGAAAAGATTTTGAGCCAACTAAAGACGAAGACACCAGGGATTACGCAGAGCTGCTGGCTTCCAAAATCCAAAGGTGGACAGAGGAGGATTTGAAAGAGTCAAATTGGGTAGCCAAGAATGTGTCTGGGTTCGAAGCTTATGAAGAAATTTGCGTGGAGTTTGAAGGGCTGATCCTTGACATGCTACTGCGCCAGGCCATTGATGAGTTTGTGCAGATTTCTCATGAAAATCTGTGGCCCTGCAGTGCTTGA
- the LOC117629559 gene encoding trihelix transcription factor GT-3b-like codes for MEGHHRHHHQQQQQHHQPLQHQTHQLHLQQQQQQQQQQQLQQQQLQQPLPSTISVNVDASDRFPQWSIQETKELLVIRAELDQTFMETKRNKLLWEVIATKMKEKGHHRSAEQCKCKWKNLVTRYKGCETMEPEAMRQQFPFYNELQAIFAARMQRMLWAEESGAASGSKKKALSSDEEEDNEDSEAENKASTVRKKKKKVKMSNIGISSTSGSGSGNNVREILEEFMKQQMQMEMQWREEFQARENERRLKEMEWRQTMEALENERIMMERRWREREEQRRMREEARAEKRDALITALLNKLRREDM; via the exons ATGGAGGGAcatcatcgtcatcatcaccaacaacaacagcaacatCATCAACCACTTCAGCATCAAACTCATCAGCTTCAtcttcaacaacaacaacaacaacagcagcagcagcagcttcagcagcagcagctacAGCAGCCGCTTCCTAGTACTATCAGCGTCAACGTGGACGCGAGCGATAGGTTTCCTCAATGGAGCATTCAAGAGACGAAAGAGTTGCTGGTGATCAGAGCCGAGCTCGACCAGACTTTCATGGAGACGAAGAGAAACAAGCTTTTGTGGGAAGTGATTGCCACCAAGATGAAGGAAAAGGGCCACCATCGCAGCGCCGAACAGTGCAAGTGCAAGTGGAAAAACCTCGTTACCCGTTACAAG GGATGTGAGACGATGGAGCCGGAAGCTATGAGGCAGCAATTCCCATTTTACAATGAGCTGCAAGCGATTTTCGCAGCGAGGATGCAGAGAATGCTGTGGGCAGAAGAGAGCGGGGCTGCAAGCGGGTCGAAGAAGAAAGCGCTTTCTTCGGATGAGGAGGAAGATAATGAGGACAGCGAGGCCGAGAATAAGGCAAGCACGgtgaggaaaaagaagaagaaggtgaagATGAGCAATATTGGCATCAGCAGTACAAGTGGGAGTGGAAGCGGAAATAATGTGAGGGAGATATTGGAGGAGTTCATGAAGCAACAGATGCAAATGGAGATGCAATGGAGGGAGGAGTTTCAAGCGAGGGAGAACGAGAGGCGGTTGAAGGAGATGGAGTGGAGGCAGACCATGGAAGCTCTAGAGAACGAGAGGATAATGATGGAGAGgaggtggagagagagagaagagcaAAGGAGGATGAGAGAGGAGGCTAGGGCTGAGAAGAGGGATGCTCTTATCACCGCTTTGCTAAACAAGCTTAGAAGAGAAGACATGTAG